The Rhodobacter sp. 24-YEA-8 DNA segment TTGCCGGCCTCGCCTTCGTCATCATAGGCGGTAACCGGAGGTTGCTGGCGATGCGACTGGGCCGGGCTGCGCTCGGCCTGGGTGCCACTTTCGAGATGGCCGGCCATACGGTTGATCAGCGAGCCGATGCCAAAGCGCGGGCGTGCAGCCTGCGCTGGTTCCTGGGCAATCGGCTGCTGCTGCGGCTGCGGCTGACGCGGGTTTTTCTGTACCGCATTTGCCAGACGGGCCAGCGCAGCCGGGGTCGGCGTGCCGGGCACATGCGGGCGCGGTGCGACGAAGGAGCCTGCTTCGGCTTCGATCGAAGAAGGCGTCGGACGGGCCGAGGTCATGCCGGCCTGGCCAGCGGCAGGACGCGGGCGATAGACCGGCGGCGGCACGTCATTCACGTGGCCGTGGTGATCTTCGTTCTCATAGCGCGGCTGGAAATCATGGCCATGGTTTTCACCGGCCCCGAAAAGATCTTCGGTCTGCGCTGCGCGCGGTGCAGGCGCAGGCTGGGCAGGCGCATAGGCCGGAGCGGGCGCGTAAGCCTGGGGCGGTGCCGGAGCATAGGCTGCAGGCTGCGGAGCCGGCTGGGGCGCAACGGGCTGCGGGGCGGCCGGGGCATGCATCGGTTGCTGCGCGGCAGGCTGCCAGTTTTGCTGCGGCGCGGCGGCGGCCGGCACGAAAGCCACTTCCGGCACATCGTTGTGTCCGGCGCCATGGCCCGGCTGCAACTGCAGCGGCTGCGCCATCGGGCGGCGCGCCAGGGGTTGTTCGGGCTTCAGCTGCTGGCCCGCATCGATGCCGGTGGCCACGACGGAGACGCGGATGCGCCCTTCCATCGTATTGTCCAGCGTCGAGCCGACGATGATATTGGCTTCCGGATCGACTTTCTCGCGGATGATATTCGCGGCTTCGTCCAGTTCGAACAGGGTCAGATCATGGCCGCCGGTGATCGAGATCAGCACGCCTTTAGCGCCATTGAGGCTGATTTCATCAAGCAGCGGGTTGGCAATCGCCTTTTCGGCGGCCTGAACGGCGCGATCATCGCCATCGGCCTCGCCGGTGCCCATCATCGCCTTGCCCATCTCATCCATCACCGAACGGACATCGGCGAAGTCGAGATTGATGATGCCCGGACGAACCATCAGATCCGTCACACCTTTGACGCCCTGATACAGAACGTCATCGGCCATCGCGAAGGCTTCGGTAAAGGTGGTGCGGTCATTCGCCAGACGGAACAGGTTCTGGTTCGGAATGATGATCAGCGTATCGACGACCTTTTGCAGCGCCTCGATACCTTCTTCGGCCTGGCGCATGCGCTTGCCGCCTTCAAACGAGAAGGGCTTGGTCACGACGCCGACGGTCAGCACGCCCAGCTCACGCGCGGCCTGCGCGATGATCGGGGCCGCACCGGTGCCGGTACCGCCGCCCATGCCGGCGGTGATAAAGCACATATGCGCGCCGGCCAGATGGTCGACGATCTCTTCGATGGTTTCTTCGGCAGCGGCGGCACCAACCGACGGACGCGCCCCTGCGCCAAGCCCCTCGGTCA contains these protein-coding regions:
- the ftsZ gene encoding cell division protein FtsZ — translated: MALNLTMANQREELKPRITVFGVGGAGGNAVNNMIDKQLEGVEFVVANTDAQALQQSMAHARIQMGLKVTEGLGAGARPSVGAAAAEETIEEIVDHLAGAHMCFITAGMGGGTGTGAAPIIAQAARELGVLTVGVVTKPFSFEGGKRMRQAEEGIEALQKVVDTLIIIPNQNLFRLANDRTTFTEAFAMADDVLYQGVKGVTDLMVRPGIINLDFADVRSVMDEMGKAMMGTGEADGDDRAVQAAEKAIANPLLDEISLNGAKGVLISITGGHDLTLFELDEAANIIREKVDPEANIIVGSTLDNTMEGRIRVSVVATGIDAGQQLKPEQPLARRPMAQPLQLQPGHGAGHNDVPEVAFVPAAAAPQQNWQPAAQQPMHAPAAPQPVAPQPAPQPAAYAPAPPQAYAPAPAYAPAQPAPAPRAAQTEDLFGAGENHGHDFQPRYENEDHHGHVNDVPPPVYRPRPAAGQAGMTSARPTPSSIEAEAGSFVAPRPHVPGTPTPAALARLANAVQKNPRQPQPQQQPIAQEPAQAARPRFGIGSLINRMAGHLESGTQAERSPAQSHRQQPPVTAYDDEGEAGNDQDKIEIPAFLRRQAN